CCGCAGGCTTGAGCCGTTCAACCGGATCCGTCACCCGATGACACAGCCATCCCCCCCTTCGACCCAGGCGCTGCTCTTCAAGCTGCTCTTGCTGCGCACGCTGGTCGTCACGGTGGCGGTGGCGCCGGCCATCTACGTCGACATGCAGTTGTTGGAGGTGGACGCGAGCAACGTGGGGTTCGTGCTCGGCGTCGTCACGCCCATCGTCATTGGCGGGCTGGCGCTGGTGGTGCCCATTGGCGCGGTGGGCGCGCTGCTCAGGCACGCGGTGGAGGCGAAGGCGAGTCCCGCGGAGCGGCTGGGGCGGCTGTTGCGGCTGCCGGGCGTGCTCACGTTCGTGGAGGCGCAGGCGGGCTGGTTCCTGGGCGGCATCTTCTTCAACGGCGCCATTGGCCTGGCGATGGACCGGCCGCCGCGCGTCATCCTGGTGGGCGTGGCGGTGGCGATGAGCGCGGGGCTCTTCAGCGCGCCCATCATGTACATGCTCTACGAGAAGGCGCTGGCGGCGGTGACGCTGGAGGCGTTCCGCCGCGCGCCGCACGAGCGCCCCGTTGGCGAAGGGCTGTTCCTGCCCCGGCAGAGCTGGTTCCTGCCGGCCATCGTCGTGTCCGCGCTCCTGATTACGTGCATCACGAGCATCGCCACGTTGCAGCTGCGGCTGGAGAAGAACCTGTCGTCGCTGGCGGACGACCTGGAGCTGTCGGGCGAGTACCGGGGCGCGGCGCGGGTGCGCGCGCGCATCCAGCCGTTGCAGCGCGATTTGACGTTGCCGGTGGCGTTCCTGGGCGGGTTCGCGGCGCTGGGGGCCATCTTCACGGCGGCGTGGGCGGCGCGCCGGCTGGCGCAGGGCGCGAGGGCGGTGGGGGCGTCACTGGACGCGCTGGTGGAGGGCCGCGCGGCGCCGCCGCAGTGGGTGTCCACGGATGAGCTGGGGGATTTGTCCGCGCGCACGTGGCTGCTCTACGAACAATTGCAGGAGCTGCCCCGGGCGCTGAGCTCGTCCGCGGGGCACCTGGCGAAGGCGGGCACGCGGCTGACGGAGGCGAGCGACCAGCAGAACCAGACGTTGTCTCGTCAGGCGTCCGCCATCCATCAGGCGCGCACGACGGCGCAGGAGATCCAGCAGATGTCGAAGCTGGCGGCGAGCCGCGCGGGGAGCGTCCTGCAGGTGGCGGAGCGCGCCGCGGCGATGGGCAAGCTGGGCGAGGAGTCACTGGCGGGCACGGAGCAGGGGCTCGACGACATCCGGGGCCTGACGCACGGCTTGAACCGGCAGGTGGTGGACCTGGGCACGCGGGCCCGCGAGGTGGGCCGGGTGTCGGAGGTGGTGAAGTCGCTGGCGGACCAATCGCACATGCTGGCCATCAACGCGGCCATCGAGGCGAGCCGCGCGGGCGAGCAGGGCCGGGGCTTCGCGGTGGTGGCGCGGCAGATGCGCGAGCTGGCGGACCAGTCCATCAAGGCGACGGGCCAGGTGCGCGGGCTGCTGGAGGGCATGGAGACCGCCACGGGCGAAGCGGTGGTGACGGCGGACAAGAGCTCCGCGGGCGTGGAGGCGGCGCTGGTGCCGCTGCGCAAGAGCGGCGAGCGGCTGCGGGAGCTGATCAAACTGACGCACGAGTCCGCGTCGGCGGTGCGGCAGATCGCCGAAGCGGTGGCGCAGCAGCACGCGGGCGTGGATCAGCTGTTCAGCGCGGTGAGTGAGATGGACGAGCTGATGGCCGCGACGCTGCGGCAGCTGGGCACGACGCAGGAAGCGGCGACGGCGGTGGCCCAGGCGACGGGGCAGGTGTCGGAGCTGGCGGAGCGGTACGTGTCGTAGTCTGGCCTTCCGTCTGTCATTGCGTTAGCCTCCATCCCGGTCGAAAAACGGCGGACCGGTTCGGTGAGCCCCGGTCACTTCCATGGTGGAAGCACTTGTCCGTCTCCTTCGGGATTCAGGACCCACGGCCCTTCGAAGGCATTCGTGTGCCTTCGCGAGGTCCACCATGAAGCTGAACCACCTTGATCTGCAGGTCCCCGA
The sequence above is drawn from the Corallococcus sp. NCRR genome and encodes:
- a CDS encoding methyl-accepting chemotaxis protein, whose protein sequence is MTQPSPPSTQALLFKLLLLRTLVVTVAVAPAIYVDMQLLEVDASNVGFVLGVVTPIVIGGLALVVPIGAVGALLRHAVEAKASPAERLGRLLRLPGVLTFVEAQAGWFLGGIFFNGAIGLAMDRPPRVILVGVAVAMSAGLFSAPIMYMLYEKALAAVTLEAFRRAPHERPVGEGLFLPRQSWFLPAIVVSALLITCITSIATLQLRLEKNLSSLADDLELSGEYRGAARVRARIQPLQRDLTLPVAFLGGFAALGAIFTAAWAARRLAQGARAVGASLDALVEGRAAPPQWVSTDELGDLSARTWLLYEQLQELPRALSSSAGHLAKAGTRLTEASDQQNQTLSRQASAIHQARTTAQEIQQMSKLAASRAGSVLQVAERAAAMGKLGEESLAGTEQGLDDIRGLTHGLNRQVVDLGTRAREVGRVSEVVKSLADQSHMLAINAAIEASRAGEQGRGFAVVARQMRELADQSIKATGQVRGLLEGMETATGEAVVTADKSSAGVEAALVPLRKSGERLRELIKLTHESASAVRQIAEAVAQQHAGVDQLFSAVSEMDELMAATLRQLGTTQEAATAVAQATGQVSELAERYVS